GTGGGCTCGAGCGCGGGAAAAGTCTGGTGGGTCACGTCTCAAGTGTAGCCAGGCCCGCGTCGCCTTCGCCCTCGGGGTCGTCGCTTGGCGGCACGCGGCACAGTCGCTCGGTGACGAGCGCGCACACAAGAAGCACGACGCCGGCAAGTGCAGTGACAAGCATCGGAAGCCAGGTTGGGGTGGGTGCAGGCACGCTCCGGCCGAGCAGGGACAACAGTAGTCCGCCGCCAAAGCCCGCAAAGACCGCCCCGACAAGCTGGCCTGCGCGCGCCGTCGCGAGCAGCCGCACGGCCTGGAACGGGTTCACTGCGCCAGTGCCCTTCGCAACGTGCTTGCGCAGCCTCAACCCGAGCACGACGAGCACTACGGCGAGTGCGATGAGTGTGATCGCCATTGAATAGGGCAGCAGAATCGAGGGGCGACCCCGCGAAGAGAGCCATGCCTGGATGAGGAGCGCCAACGCGGCCCCGACGGCCCCCGTCCCGAGAAGATGCAGCGGGTTTAGCCCACGAAGCTTCTGCTGTCCGCTCACTCTGGCCTGCCCTCACATGGCGTGGCGAGTGGCTCGAGCGGGTCCGCCGCAGAGTGAGCGAGCGGCACTGTCGTGTCGCCGATTCTGTCGAGCAACTCGCTGACGCGTCCGTGCCCCATGAGCACCGCGTCCGGGTCAAGCGCGAGCCACGGCGAGAGCACAAAGTCGCGTTCGTGCGCCCGCGGGTGGGGCACAGTCAGCCTGTCGTCAGCGATTACTCTACCGCCGAAGAGAATGAGGTCAATGTCGAGCGTCCGGTCGCCCCATCTGGCGTCTCGGACCCTGCCGTGCGCAGTCTCTACCCGCTGCAGAGCATCGAGCAGCTCGTGTGGGGCGAGGGTCGTCTGAAGTGACGCGACGCCGTTGATGTACTTCGGAGCGGTCGGGTCCGGCCCATCAAGCGTGAGTGCCACTGTTTCGTGCAGCGGGGAGGCAACAAACTCGGCGATGCCGTCGAGCCCGGCGAGCTCTCGCTGCGCCGCACGAATTGTCTCGCCGCGGTCGCCGAGGTTCGCACCGAACGCAAGGAGCACTGGAACGACCTGGGCAATCATTTGGCCCCCCGAACTCGATCAACGGTGACAGCGACGTCGGCGAACGGCGCCTGGATCGGTGCGTCGGGCTTGTGGACGGTGACGCGCGCTCTATTCACCCCAGGGTATTCAAGCGCGAGCTGGGCGACGCGCTCAGCAACGGTCTCGATGAGGTCGACCGGGTCAGCGGCGACCGCTGCGACGACAGCATCTGCGAACTCTCCGTAGTGCACGGTGCTCGCCAGATCGTCGCCCGCCGCCGCTGCGCTGAGATCCACGTGCAGCGTCGCGTCGATGAAGAACCGCTGCCCGGCGTCACGTTCGAAGTCAAACACGCCGTGGTGGGCATACACTTCGAGGCCAGTGAGCGTGATGCTGTCGCCGATTGCTGGCCCTGACCACGCACGTTCGACGGCGATCGCCGCCGCCGTGCTGGCGACGTCGTGTACTCGCACCCCCCACGCGCCGGCTCGCGCCAAGAGGGCGCTCACGACAGCTGTCGCGCCGTCGCGCCCAGCGGGACCCGCAGGCGCACTGGGTAGCTCGCTGAGCACCTCACCAAGCATCCGCTTCCGGGAGGCACCAACGAGCACCGGGTACCCCAGATCTTGGAGTTCGCCGAGCCTGCGCAACAGCTCCCAGCATTGCTCTCCAGTCTTGTCGAACCCGAGCCCTGGGTCGAGCACGATGAGTTCGGCCGCCACTCCAGCAGCGATCGCTTCAGATGCCCGCTGTGCAAGCTCGTCGCGCACCTCGCGAACAACGTCGCCATACACAGACCGCTCGTTCGCGGGATCGGGGATGCCTCGCCAGTGCCCGAGGATAAGCCTCGTGCCCGACGATGCAGCCGCGCGCGCAGCCACCTTGAGCATGTCTGCGTCGTTCAAGCCGCCCGAGACATCGTTGATGTAGCTTGCGCCTGCGGCGACGGCTGCTTCGGCTGTCTCTGCGTGAATCGTATCGATCGACACGACGATCCCTGCTGCGGTCAGCTCGCGAATCACCGGGAGAACTCGGGCGAGCTCTTCGGCGCGCGGCACAGGGGTCGCCCCTGGCCGCGTAGATTCGCCGCCGACGTCGATCACGTCAGCGCCATTCGCGACGAGCTCACGGGCGCGGGCGACCGCGCGTTCAGGATCGAGGTACTCTCCCCCGTCACTGAACGAATCAGGGGTGGTGTTGAGAACGCCAAGGATGAGCGGGGCGGGGCGCACTCGGGTCTCTGTCACAACGGGTTCCTTGGTCCGCCAGGCGCAATAAGCGCGATGATTTCTGACCGCGCGGCGGCCTCTGCCAGGTTGCCGCGCGAGGCGATTGTGACGGCCTCGGCCTCAGTCTCACGCACTCCTCGGTCTGCCACGCAGCCGTGGCTCGCCTCGAGCACGACGAGCACTCCCATCGGATCGAGGCCATCGACAATCGCCTGAACGATCTGCTCGCCCAGGCGCTCTTGCACCTGCGGCCGCGCGGCGAGGGCGTCGACGACTCGAGGCAACGCACTGAGCCCGACAACACGGTCGCGCGGCTGGTAGGCGATGTGCGCCCTCCCCCGAAACGGGAGCAGGTGATGTTCGCAGATCGAGCGCAGGGCGATATCGCGCATGAGCACGAGCTCGCCGGTCTCACCGTCAACGGGTACCGCGTCGCGCAAAAACTGCTGTGGGTCAACCCCGACTCCGGCAAAGAACTCCGCGTACGAGTCAGCCACGCGTCCGGGTGTTGCCCGCAACTCGTCACTTTCAGGGTCGGCACCGATTGCGCTGAGCAGCTCGCGAACTGCCCTCGCGACCCGGTCCCGATCCACTCCTGCGCTCACGTCGCCTACTCGCCGGGTGTGTCTGGCTGCGTGGCGTCGGCTGGGGCTGGTGAGTCGCCCTCGCTCTGGGCAACCTTCTCGGCTGTCGGTCCGTCGGTTCGCACCGCGGCAGGCACCTCGATCGGAGGCCGATCGGAGACGGGACGGTCTCCGTGGGAAAGCCACGTCGCACGCGGCCCAAGCTTCTGCACATCGCGGAAGATCTCAGCGAGCTGCAGGTGGTCGAGTGTCTCCTTCTCGAGCAGCTCCCGCGCGAGCTTGTCGAGCACGTCGCGGTTTGCCACAAGCACCTCGTAAGCCTCGTTATGCGCCTGTTCAAGGAGCGCGCGCACCTCGGCATCAATCTGCACAGCGAGACCCTCCGAGTAATCGCGGGACTGGCCGAAGTCACCCATGAACGCGCCAGGCTGCGCCTGTCCGAGCTTCACGGGCCCGACCGCGGTCGTCATGCCGTACTCAGTCACCATCTTGCGCGCAGTTGACGTCGCTTTCTCGATGTCGTTGCCTGCGCCCGTGGTCGGGTCGTGGAAGACGAGTTCTTCAGCAACGCGGCCTCCAAGGGCGTACGCGAGCTGATCTTGCAGCTCGTTTCGAGTCACCGAGTACTTGTCCTCGAGCGGGATAACCATCGTGTAGCCGAGGGCTCTGCCGCGTGGCAGGATCGTCACCTTGGTCACGGGATCCGTGTGGTTCAGCGACGCCGCGACGAGGGCGTGGCCACCCTCGTGATAGGCGGTGATGAGCTTTTCCTGGTCTTTCATGACACGCGTGCGGCGCTGCGGCCCAGCAATAACGCGATCGATCGCCTCGTCAAGCGCGCGATTGTCGATGAGCTGAGCGTTCGAGCGCGCGGTAAGCAGAGCCGCCTCGTTCAGCACGTTCGCGAGGTCAGCGCCAGAGAACCCCGGGGTCTTTCGCGCAACGACCTCAAGGTCGACGTTCTTCGAAAGCGGCTTGCCCTTCGCATGCACCTGCAGAATCATGAGCCTGCCGCGCATGTCAGGCGCGTCGACTCCGACCTGGCGGTCGAATCGGCCCGGACGCAACAGCGCAGGGTCAAGCATGTCTGGGCGGTTCGTGGCCGCGATCATGATGACATTCGCCTTCGGGTCGAAGCCGTCCATCTCGACGAGGAGCTGGTTCAGGGTCTGCTCACGCTCGTCGTGACCGCCGCCCATGCCCTGGCCACGGCGCTGGCCGACAGCGTCGATCTCATCGATGAAGATGATCGCTGGGGCGTTCGCCTTGGCTTCCTTGAACAGGTCGCGGACGCGGCTCGCGCCGACCCCGACGAACATTTCAACGAAGTCAGAACCCGAGATCGAGTAGAACGGCACACCGGCCTCGCCTGCGACCGCGCGTGCAAGCAGGGTCTTGCCGGTTCCCGGAGGGCCGTACAGCAGCACACCCTTCGGAATGCGAGCACCGACAGCCTGGAAGCGAGAGGCGTCTTGCAGAAAGTCCTTGATTTCTTCGAGCTCTTCGACGGCCTCATCGGCGCCAGCGACGTCGGCGAACGTCACGACAGGTGTCTCCTTCGAGACAAGCTTGGCCTTCGACTTACCAAACTGCATGACGCCGCGGCCGCCGCCCTGCATGGAGGACATCATCCACCACAGCAACACACCAATGAGTAGGAGCGGGAGCAGGAATCCAAGGAGCGACCAGAATGGATTCGGCTTCGGAACGACGTCGTTGAATCCGTCCTTTGGCTGTGCCTCGTCGATCGCCGAGATCACCTCTGCACCGCGCTGGTTGACGTAGTAGAAGAAGACGTTGTCGCTGCCCGCCTTCTTATCTGCCTTCGCCAGCTCAAGGTTCACGCGCTGATCACCGTCGATGATCTCAGCTTGCTTGACCTTGCCCTCGGCGATGAGCTCGAGGCCTCGTTCGGTACTCACCTCCCGTGTGTTGCTCCCTGAGAGGAATGACCACCCGAGCAGCAGGAATACGACCGCGATCGCGATATACACGAACGGGCCCTTGAGCAGGCGCCGACCCTTTGTCGGCGTCTCGGACGATTTTTCAGCCAAGTCTGGGCCTTTCGATCGGCAGATTACAGCGAGCTAAGCGTATCCGAGGCGTCTGACACTTCTGCCGCCACAGTGCGCTTGTCCGCTCAGGGCGGAGAACCTAACGTTACTTGCCCGAGTACACGTGCGGGGCGAGGATCGCGACGTCGCGCAGGTTCCTGTAGTCCTCTGCGTAGTCGAGACCGTAGCCGACAACGAACTCCACAGGGATGTCGAAGCCAACATAGGCGACGTCGACCTCAACCTTCAATGCCTCAGGCTTTCGCAGCATCGTGCAGATACGAACCGATTTCGCCCCCCGGCTCTCGAGGTTCTCTTTCAGCCAGGAGAGCGTGAGGCCCGAGTCGATAATGTCTTCGACGATCAGCACGTCGCGCCCAGTGATGTCTGCGTCCAGATCCTTCAGAATCTTGACAACGCCGCTCGACTTGGTGCCGACGCCGTACGACGAGACCGCCATCCAGTCCATCTGGGCGTGGAAGTTGAGCTCGCGAGCGAGATCAGCCATCACCATGACGGCGCCTTTCAGCACACCGACAAGGAGCGGCGGCTCTTCGGCGTAGTCGCGCTCAATTTCGCGCGCCAGTTCAGCGAGGCGCACGCGAAGTTCTTCTTCGGTGTGCAGTACAACAGTGAGGTCATCGCCAAGATGTTTCGCGTCCATGCGTCCATCGTAGTGCGCTCAGAAGGAGTGTCCGATCAGCTTTCTGCGAGCATGCTGTGCGTGTCTCGAGGCGAGCCGTTCTGTGGGTCGCACACCAGTTCACCTGCAACCCGGGTGACCCTGATTCCGGGAACGAACACAGGGCCCTGCCCCTTCCAATGTGTGATGAGTGCAGCGATGCTCAACGTGTGCTCGCGCGTCAGGGCCGCCCCGAAGTACTCCCTCGCCATTTGGTGAATCGCCCGCTGCCGAACCGCGGCAGGGAGGCCCTCTAGCACGCTCACTCCCCCGGCGTCGATGACCTGTCGTTCGGGGGCGGGCCCAGGGTGTGCGGGGCCCTCCGCCGCCCGCCGCTGCGCTGCTTCCCCACCCTCGGGCAGGGGCCGTACGGTCGGCAACAGTGCCGCGACGACCCTGCCCGCCCAATCGTCAAGCGCGTCGGCATCCTCGCGGGCGAGGTCTGCGCTTCGTGCGAGCCCCGCGACGACGCCGGGCCCGAGCTCGCGGGCGAGCGTCGGCAGCGCTGTCTCGCGGACGCGCACTCGCGCATACGAGGCGTCAAGGTTGTGCGGGTCATTCCACGGCGTGAGCCCCAGCTCGGCGCACGCGGCTTCGGTGGTGGCACGCGTGATCTTCCAGGTCTCACCGAGCAGCGGCCGCAGCAGGTCCACGCCGTCGGAAAGCGGACGACTGCTCGGAATGCCAGCAACGCTCCTCGTTCCTGAACCGCGCGCCAACGCGAGCAACACCTGCTCGGCTTGGTCATCTCGAGTGTGGGCAGTCAGTACCGCTGCGGCGCCGAGCTCCGCGGCCACAGTCACGAACGCGCCATACCGCGCGTCGCGGGCGGCGGCCTCTGGCCCACCCGCTGCCGCGACTTCAACCCGCCGAATCACCACCGGCGCGAGCCCGAGCCCGCGTGCCTGCGCTGCAGCGCTGTCCGCGACGCGCTTCGATCCTGATTGGAGTGCATGATCGACAATGA
Above is a window of Leucobacter aridicollis DNA encoding:
- a CDS encoding DUF3180 family protein, whose amino-acid sequence is MSGQQKLRGLNPLHLLGTGAVGAALALLIQAWLSSRGRPSILLPYSMAITLIALAVVLVVLGLRLRKHVAKGTGAVNPFQAVRLLATARAGQLVGAVFAGFGGGLLLSLLGRSVPAPTPTWLPMLVTALAGVVLLVCALVTERLCRVPPSDDPEGEGDAGLATLET
- the folK gene encoding 2-amino-4-hydroxy-6-hydroxymethyldihydropteridine diphosphokinase — translated: MIAQVVPVLLAFGANLGDRGETIRAAQRELAGLDGIAEFVASPLHETVALTLDGPDPTAPKYINGVASLQTTLAPHELLDALQRVETAHGRVRDARWGDRTLDIDLILFGGRVIADDRLTVPHPRAHERDFVLSPWLALDPDAVLMGHGRVSELLDRIGDTTVPLAHSAADPLEPLATPCEGRPE
- the folP gene encoding dihydropteroate synthase; protein product: MTETRVRPAPLILGVLNTTPDSFSDGGEYLDPERAVARARELVANGADVIDVGGESTRPGATPVPRAEELARVLPVIRELTAAGIVVSIDTIHAETAEAAVAAGASYINDVSGGLNDADMLKVAARAAASSGTRLILGHWRGIPDPANERSVYGDVVREVRDELAQRASEAIAAGVAAELIVLDPGLGFDKTGEQCWELLRRLGELQDLGYPVLVGASRKRMLGEVLSELPSAPAGPAGRDGATAVVSALLARAGAWGVRVHDVASTAAAIAVERAWSGPAIGDSITLTGLEVYAHHGVFDFERDAGQRFFIDATLHVDLSAAAAGDDLASTVHYGEFADAVVAAVAADPVDLIETVAERVAQLALEYPGVNRARVTVHKPDAPIQAPFADVAVTVDRVRGAK
- the folE gene encoding GTP cyclohydrolase I FolE, with amino-acid sequence MSAGVDRDRVARAVRELLSAIGADPESDELRATPGRVADSYAEFFAGVGVDPQQFLRDAVPVDGETGELVLMRDIALRSICEHHLLPFRGRAHIAYQPRDRVVGLSALPRVVDALAARPQVQERLGEQIVQAIVDGLDPMGVLVVLEASHGCVADRGVRETEAEAVTIASRGNLAEAAARSEIIALIAPGGPRNPL
- the ftsH gene encoding ATP-dependent zinc metalloprotease FtsH, whose translation is MAEKSSETPTKGRRLLKGPFVYIAIAVVFLLLGWSFLSGSNTREVSTERGLELIAEGKVKQAEIIDGDQRVNLELAKADKKAGSDNVFFYYVNQRGAEVISAIDEAQPKDGFNDVVPKPNPFWSLLGFLLPLLLIGVLLWWMMSSMQGGGRGVMQFGKSKAKLVSKETPVVTFADVAGADEAVEELEEIKDFLQDASRFQAVGARIPKGVLLYGPPGTGKTLLARAVAGEAGVPFYSISGSDFVEMFVGVGASRVRDLFKEAKANAPAIIFIDEIDAVGQRRGQGMGGGHDEREQTLNQLLVEMDGFDPKANVIMIAATNRPDMLDPALLRPGRFDRQVGVDAPDMRGRLMILQVHAKGKPLSKNVDLEVVARKTPGFSGADLANVLNEAALLTARSNAQLIDNRALDEAIDRVIAGPQRRTRVMKDQEKLITAYHEGGHALVAASLNHTDPVTKVTILPRGRALGYTMVIPLEDKYSVTRNELQDQLAYALGGRVAEELVFHDPTTGAGNDIEKATSTARKMVTEYGMTTAVGPVKLGQAQPGAFMGDFGQSRDYSEGLAVQIDAEVRALLEQAHNEAYEVLVANRDVLDKLARELLEKETLDHLQLAEIFRDVQKLGPRATWLSHGDRPVSDRPPIEVPAAVRTDGPTAEKVAQSEGDSPAPADATQPDTPGE
- the hpt gene encoding hypoxanthine phosphoribosyltransferase, producing the protein MDAKHLGDDLTVVLHTEEELRVRLAELAREIERDYAEEPPLLVGVLKGAVMVMADLARELNFHAQMDWMAVSSYGVGTKSSGVVKILKDLDADITGRDVLIVEDIIDSGLTLSWLKENLESRGAKSVRICTMLRKPEALKVEVDVAYVGFDIPVEFVVGYGLDYAEDYRNLRDVAILAPHVYSGK
- the tilS gene encoding tRNA lysidine(34) synthetase TilS, which codes for MQIRRAVRPTLAALGGVGKDDALALVGLSGGADSLALAAAVAAEAGQAGVRAGAVIVDHALQSGSKRVADSAAAQARGLGLAPVVIRRVEVAAAGGPEAAARDARYGAFVTVAAELGAAAVLTAHTRDDQAEQVLLALARGSGTRSVAGIPSSRPLSDGVDLLRPLLGETWKITRATTEAACAELGLTPWNDPHNLDASYARVRVRETALPTLARELGPGVVAGLARSADLAREDADALDDWAGRVVAALLPTVRPLPEGGEAAQRRAAEGPAHPGPAPERQVIDAGGVSVLEGLPAAVRQRAIHQMAREYFGAALTREHTLSIAALITHWKGQGPVFVPGIRVTRVAGELVCDPQNGSPRDTHSMLAES